From Domibacillus sp. DTU_2020_1001157_1_SI_ALB_TIR_016, a single genomic window includes:
- a CDS encoding sensor histidine kinase, whose amino-acid sequence MTFRKKLWMTLFIFVLLAVGSAFGIAYTLYEKLYVESVKDELKAAAENLSDDYEGGELNAAFVERVAWFSEKSPFEAFAVHNPRELAACIPYEADYETLIGPEEREKLLENKMIEETGYSERFDRQIISVIYPLLDDKQLKGILYLYIPLERIDELVSSLILFWAAGAALLTAVLLYGGMRWTRHVVKPLEEMKGAAVRLSKGDYTARVPAESKDEFGQLARTFNEMAEAIQKENEQRKTFLATVSHELRTPLSYIKGYSEAMINGIGRPEQQLSIIQREAARMERLVNDLLELIRLDSNKMNIEKTFLPLADLVYRTVDTFRLKHDRFALDIDEETIVYGDEDRLSQVMTNIIDNAVRYSQKNKPIYITLRQEKDQVKWIVRDIGAGMPEEEIPKVTNQFYRINKARTREDGGSGLGLSIVKQIVERHGGELNIQSEAGVGTTVTVTLPALMEEGEET is encoded by the coding sequence ATGACCTTTCGGAAAAAACTGTGGATGACGCTGTTTATTTTTGTTCTTCTTGCAGTTGGATCTGCATTTGGCATCGCTTATACGCTGTATGAAAAGCTGTATGTAGAAAGCGTTAAAGACGAACTGAAAGCTGCAGCAGAAAATCTGTCGGACGATTATGAGGGAGGAGAATTGAACGCTGCATTTGTAGAGCGCGTCGCCTGGTTCAGTGAAAAGTCACCATTTGAAGCTTTCGCCGTACATAATCCGAGGGAGCTTGCTGCCTGTATTCCATATGAAGCGGATTATGAAACACTGATCGGGCCGGAAGAAAGAGAAAAGCTGCTGGAAAATAAAATGATTGAAGAAACCGGTTATTCCGAGCGGTTTGACCGGCAGATTATTTCCGTTATTTATCCACTTTTGGACGACAAGCAGTTAAAAGGCATTCTTTATTTGTATATACCCCTCGAACGAATTGATGAACTTGTGTCGAGCCTGATCTTGTTCTGGGCAGCGGGGGCTGCATTGCTGACGGCTGTTCTCCTATATGGAGGCATGAGATGGACCCGCCATGTAGTCAAGCCGCTTGAAGAGATGAAAGGAGCGGCCGTCCGCTTATCAAAAGGGGATTATACGGCACGCGTACCGGCTGAATCAAAGGATGAATTTGGCCAGCTTGCGCGTACGTTCAATGAAATGGCTGAAGCAATTCAAAAAGAAAACGAACAGCGGAAAACATTTTTGGCAACTGTTTCACATGAGCTTCGTACTCCGCTCAGTTATATAAAAGGCTATAGTGAAGCAATGATAAACGGTATCGGCCGCCCGGAACAGCAGCTCAGTATTATTCAGCGCGAGGCAGCTCGAATGGAGCGCCTTGTAAACGATCTGCTTGAATTAATCCGGCTCGATTCGAATAAAATGAACATAGAAAAAACCTTTCTTCCGCTTGCCGATCTTGTTTACCGGACTGTCGACACGTTTCGGCTGAAGCATGACCGTTTTGCGCTTGACATAGATGAGGAAACGATTGTATATGGGGATGAAGACAGGCTGAGTCAAGTGATGACCAATATTATTGACAACGCGGTGCGGTATTCGCAAAAAAATAAGCCCATTTACATTACGCTCAGACAAGAAAAAGATCAAGTTAAATGGATCGTTCGTGATATTGGAGCCGGCATGCCTGAGGAAGAAATTCCGAAGGTTACAAACCAATTTTACCGTATCAATAAAGCGCGTACCCGTGAAGATGGCGGATCAGGTTTGGGCTTGTCGATTGTGAAGCAGATTGTTGAACGTCATGGAGGAGAGCTTAACATACAAAGCGAAGCAGGAGTAGGGACAACCGTTACCGTTACTCTGCCGGCGCTGATGGAAGAAGGAGAGGAAACATGA
- a CDS encoding ABC transporter permease: MNFSANDLFKERASAYYAEIRKYTRYMFNDHLAFVLVFALGAVLYYYSGWIRTIDESFPAPFIMAAVLGAVLAWSPVYTYIKPPDTVYLLPLESELKAYFQKAVWTSFAAQSYVLIALLAFAMPMYAKAAGTGYENFFVFLGAVLAAKIWNLFCRFRALNTLTGQTRTMDIAVRFLLNVTFLLAVFLTEYVWAGAAVLLGLLWLFYIRRIGNRPLKWELLAELEGKRMAAFYRLANMFTDVPHLRGTVKRRAWLDGLLPGPEKGTYTYLLFRTFVRMNEYIGLFVRLTVIAALIMTLSGLLPIQLISALLFLYLTGFQLLPIWAKHGYLIWPKLYPEGEEGKQRALQLLLMRVLLIQSVVFGIAALSGGWLEAAIVLSASVTFTLFFVWIYTPGRLKKMNRF; the protein is encoded by the coding sequence ATGAATTTTTCAGCGAACGATTTGTTTAAAGAACGTGCTTCTGCATATTATGCGGAAATCCGCAAGTATACACGTTATATGTTTAATGATCATCTGGCTTTTGTGCTCGTTTTTGCGCTTGGGGCGGTTTTGTACTATTACAGCGGCTGGATACGCACCATTGATGAATCATTTCCGGCCCCTTTTATTATGGCAGCTGTGCTCGGTGCCGTGCTTGCCTGGAGCCCCGTTTACACCTATATAAAGCCGCCTGATACGGTGTACCTGCTTCCGCTTGAAAGTGAGTTGAAAGCTTATTTTCAAAAAGCGGTGTGGACGAGCTTTGCAGCACAAAGCTATGTACTCATTGCGCTGTTAGCTTTTGCTATGCCGATGTACGCAAAAGCCGCGGGAACAGGATATGAAAACTTTTTTGTATTTTTAGGCGCTGTTTTGGCCGCGAAGATCTGGAATTTATTTTGTCGTTTTCGTGCGTTAAACACGCTGACAGGCCAAACACGAACAATGGATATAGCAGTTCGTTTTCTGCTGAATGTCACTTTTCTATTGGCTGTTTTTTTAACGGAGTATGTATGGGCCGGTGCCGCTGTGCTGCTTGGACTGCTATGGCTGTTTTATATAAGACGGATCGGAAACCGTCCTTTAAAATGGGAACTGCTGGCTGAGCTTGAAGGAAAAAGAATGGCGGCTTTTTACCGGCTGGCGAATATGTTTACAGATGTGCCGCATTTGCGTGGAACGGTAAAGCGCCGTGCCTGGCTGGATGGCCTGCTGCCGGGACCCGAAAAGGGCACGTACACGTATCTGCTTTTCCGGACCTTTGTGCGGATGAATGAATATATTGGATTGTTTGTCCGGCTGACTGTGATCGCTGCATTGATTATGACCTTAAGCGGCCTGCTGCCGATTCAGCTCATTTCTGCGCTGCTCTTTTTGTACTTAACCGGATTTCAATTACTGCCTATTTGGGCCAAACACGGCTATCTGATCTGGCCGAAACTTTATCCGGAAGGGGAAGAAGGAAAACAAAGGGCACTTCAGCTTTTACTGATGCGTGTACTGCTGATTCAATCGGTTGTATTCGGCATTGCCGCTCTGTCAGGCGGATGGCTGGAAGCCGCTATTGTTTTGTCTGCGTCTGTTACGTTCACGCTTTTCTTTGTTTGGATATACACACCAGGTCGGTTGAAAAAAATGAATCGCTTTTAA
- a CDS encoding phosphatase PAP2 family protein: MLWISLACLTVFAVLLFGFDSGWASGIDRAMLDAFDGDSFFAHFSVLGSQAVLSGGAILLIVFLFWKRNIAGMTAVLIGVGLGNVLNKALKEWVARERPPFPHGEDGFSFVSGHAMIGLIFYLFVAYFLCLYVKKTMSFYAAALLLAFLAGASRVAGHAHYATDVAAGWLLGGGIFLLIAFFLNKRLNRRLQA; this comes from the coding sequence TTGCTCTGGATTAGTTTAGCTTGTTTGACTGTATTTGCGGTTTTATTGTTTGGATTTGATTCTGGCTGGGCATCAGGCATCGACCGCGCTATGCTAGATGCTTTTGATGGAGATTCTTTTTTTGCCCATTTCAGCGTGCTTGGATCTCAAGCTGTTTTAAGCGGAGGGGCTATTCTGCTTATTGTATTTCTGTTTTGGAAGCGAAACATAGCAGGTATGACGGCCGTTTTGATTGGTGTAGGACTCGGAAATGTACTAAATAAAGCATTGAAAGAGTGGGTCGCCCGCGAGCGGCCGCCCTTTCCACATGGAGAAGATGGGTTCAGCTTTGTAAGCGGTCATGCCATGATTGGTCTTATTTTTTATTTGTTTGTGGCCTACTTTCTTTGTTTATATGTGAAAAAAACCATGTCTTTTTATGCGGCTGCACTGCTGCTTGCCTTTTTAGCAGGCGCCAGCCGGGTAGCGGGTCATGCCCACTATGCAACGGATGTAGCAGCTGGCTGGCTGCTGGGCGGCGGAATTTTTCTGCTGATTGCTTTTTTCTTAAACAAGCGGCTTAATCGCCGCCTTCAAGCATAA
- a CDS encoding TetR/AcrR family transcriptional regulator, whose translation MASERKKDIIEAATKSFTMFGYKATTMDQVAKLANVGKGTIYTFFKNKDELFQDIWVTLIEEMKEAAEAVIDPAHSFQENVHLALFEMLVFRTKHQLAIKLFQEEKEMGTPAAAEALKKMEDAIVAYIAAKVKEAMKKNEIEQTDPEIAAFVMLKLYVTLVADWERRGRTLSKEEIAKLFELFIFKGLSR comes from the coding sequence GTGGCGTCGGAACGGAAAAAAGATATTATTGAAGCCGCAACAAAATCGTTTACAATGTTTGGCTACAAGGCCACCACAATGGATCAGGTGGCGAAACTGGCCAATGTCGGCAAAGGCACTATTTATACCTTTTTTAAAAATAAAGATGAATTATTTCAAGATATTTGGGTGACATTGATCGAAGAAATGAAAGAAGCGGCAGAAGCCGTCATTGACCCGGCACATTCCTTCCAGGAAAATGTTCATCTGGCGCTGTTTGAAATGCTTGTTTTCCGCACAAAGCATCAGCTTGCGATCAAGCTGTTCCAGGAAGAAAAGGAAATGGGTACACCCGCAGCAGCCGAGGCATTAAAAAAAATGGAAGATGCCATTGTCGCTTATATTGCCGCTAAAGTGAAAGAAGCGATGAAGAAAAATGAAATTGAGCAGACAGATCCTGAGATTGCCGCTTTTGTGATGCTGAAGCTTTATGTTACGCTCGTAGCGGACTGGGAGCGGCGCGGCCGCACGCTGTCAAAAGAAGAAATTGCTAAACTGTTTGAGCTGTTTATATTTAAAGGACTGTCCCGGTAA
- a CDS encoding FixH family protein, whose protein sequence is MNRKAVCMMMLGLLLAACTPEKNEPPPLPEPVEAVLHVPEKVDTGEEVTVSTTITQDGDPVDNPDEVKYEIWKDGHQENSEMLDAVSKGNGVYTVSKTFNEEAVYYVQVHVTARGLHTMPKSAFSVGNAVTPAEPDKEAQ, encoded by the coding sequence ATGAACAGGAAAGCAGTATGCATGATGATGCTTGGATTGTTGCTGGCCGCCTGTACACCTGAAAAAAACGAGCCGCCTCCGCTTCCCGAGCCGGTTGAAGCTGTTCTTCATGTGCCAGAAAAAGTGGATACAGGCGAAGAAGTCACGGTTTCTACTACCATTACCCAAGACGGCGATCCGGTTGATAATCCCGATGAAGTAAAATATGAAATTTGGAAAGATGGCCATCAAGAAAACAGCGAAATGCTCGATGCCGTCTCAAAAGGAAATGGAGTATATACTGTTTCCAAAACATTTAACGAAGAAGCTGTTTATTATGTACAAGTGCACGTTACAGCACGAGGGCTGCACACAATGCCAAAATCGGCTTTTTCTGTCGGTAATGCTGTCACGCCGGCTGAGCCGGATAAAGAAGCGCAATAA
- a CDS encoding YhgE/Pip domain-containing protein has translation MFWKEIKEIGQNRMLRISIIAIMLIPLLYSGIFLWAFWDPYGHLDQLPVAVVNNDKGADYEGESLHIGDDLEKELQKSNDFDFRIVTKKEALDGLKQQEYYMMIEIPESFSQNATTLMDAKPEKLELIYTSNESYNFVSSQIGQSAMKEIRASIQKDVTKTYAKSMFDAVKKMGDGYTEAGKGAEKLDEGALNITKGTNELKKNLADLANNSVSFASGVDKATEGSKQVASGAASLSSGLSQLADGQAKLADGGQNLQAGIDQLAAGSASLKDGLASANGSMPKLIDGTAAAKSGVDQFREQVPALADGAASLASGADELNAGMDQFEARLKSQISAAQKAQMDELLPVLSQVMTEEQIAATQTKMAAQQEKLNEGISAGVDELQSGSSQIGSGARELNKSVSQTMPGKLDELSAGLGEIQKGQQQLQAGLGNLQSGAATLNEGTKNLQSGSGTFVTGLNTLTEKTAEAKSGADTVAKGAGDLSTGLSELAGGSHQLSDGAGKLADGSAELAKGSADLEQGTKKLEAELSKAAGEAGDVKADDDTYNMMAEPVQVEKESLHKVPNYGTGMAPYMLSLGLFVGAIMLTIIFPLKEVPEQPKSGLAWFRGKLGIFLLVGACQAAAASIFLLGVLHLHVQSVPRFFILAFITSAAFMTLIQMLTTILGNPGRFVAVLILISQLTASGGTFPLELIPKALQHLTSFLPMAYSINAFRAVISSGDYTFMWQNAAVLIGFTLFNITVTALYFRGQYKKQYGRLEAA, from the coding sequence ATGTTTTGGAAAGAAATAAAAGAAATCGGCCAAAATCGTATGCTGCGCATTTCGATCATTGCCATTATGCTGATTCCGCTTTTATATTCCGGTATTTTTTTATGGGCATTTTGGGACCCATACGGACATTTGGACCAGCTGCCGGTTGCAGTTGTCAATAACGATAAGGGAGCGGATTACGAAGGAGAAAGCCTTCATATTGGTGATGATCTCGAGAAAGAGCTCCAAAAAAGCAATGATTTTGATTTCCGCATCGTCACTAAAAAAGAAGCACTCGACGGTTTAAAACAGCAGGAATATTATATGATGATCGAAATACCTGAAAGCTTCTCTCAAAACGCTACGACGTTAATGGATGCAAAACCGGAAAAGCTTGAATTAATTTATACGTCAAATGAAAGCTACAATTTTGTTTCCTCGCAAATTGGCCAGTCTGCGATGAAAGAAATTCGGGCTTCTATTCAAAAGGACGTCACAAAAACGTACGCAAAGTCGATGTTTGACGCTGTTAAGAAAATGGGAGACGGTTATACAGAAGCTGGAAAAGGAGCCGAAAAGCTTGACGAAGGCGCGCTGAACATAACAAAAGGCACGAATGAATTGAAAAAAAATCTGGCCGATCTTGCGAACAATTCGGTTTCGTTTGCTTCTGGAGTAGACAAAGCAACGGAAGGGTCGAAGCAGGTCGCAAGCGGAGCGGCTTCTCTTTCCAGCGGCCTTAGTCAGCTTGCAGACGGACAGGCAAAGCTTGCAGACGGAGGACAGAATCTGCAGGCGGGCATCGATCAGCTTGCTGCCGGGTCGGCTTCTCTTAAAGACGGTCTTGCATCAGCAAATGGTAGTATGCCGAAGCTGATAGACGGAACCGCTGCTGCAAAAAGCGGCGTAGACCAATTTCGCGAACAGGTTCCAGCCTTGGCGGATGGAGCGGCTTCTCTTGCTTCAGGCGCAGATGAATTAAACGCTGGCATGGATCAATTTGAAGCAAGGTTGAAAAGTCAAATTAGTGCAGCGCAAAAAGCCCAAATGGATGAGCTGCTGCCGGTGTTATCACAGGTGATGACGGAAGAACAGATTGCTGCTACGCAAACAAAAATGGCTGCGCAGCAGGAAAAGTTGAATGAAGGCATTTCAGCGGGAGTTGATGAGCTGCAAAGTGGGAGCAGCCAGATTGGATCAGGAGCACGGGAATTAAATAAATCAGTTTCACAGACGATGCCTGGCAAGCTGGATGAATTATCGGCTGGACTTGGAGAGATACAAAAAGGCCAGCAGCAGCTGCAGGCGGGTCTTGGGAACCTCCAGTCGGGAGCCGCTACACTAAATGAAGGCACGAAAAATCTTCAATCAGGCAGCGGGACATTCGTAACCGGATTAAACACGCTGACCGAAAAAACAGCCGAAGCGAAATCAGGAGCCGATACAGTGGCAAAAGGAGCGGGTGACCTCTCAACCGGATTATCGGAGCTTGCCGGCGGGTCCCATCAGTTATCTGACGGGGCAGGGAAGCTGGCTGATGGTTCTGCGGAACTCGCCAAAGGATCTGCTGATCTGGAACAAGGCACAAAAAAATTGGAGGCGGAATTGTCAAAAGCAGCGGGTGAAGCAGGAGATGTGAAAGCTGATGATGATACGTATAATATGATGGCAGAACCGGTGCAGGTAGAAAAAGAGTCCTTACACAAAGTGCCAAACTACGGAACAGGCATGGCGCCTTATATGCTGTCACTCGGCTTGTTTGTTGGTGCGATTATGCTGACGATTATTTTCCCGCTCAAAGAAGTGCCGGAGCAGCCGAAAAGCGGACTTGCCTGGTTTCGTGGAAAGCTTGGTATCTTTCTGCTTGTCGGTGCGTGTCAGGCAGCAGCTGCATCGATCTTTTTGCTCGGCGTGCTTCATTTACATGTGCAAAGCGTACCGCGCTTTTTTATATTGGCGTTTATCACGAGCGCTGCTTTTATGACGCTCATTCAAATGCTGACCACGATTCTTGGCAATCCGGGCCGTTTTGTAGCAGTGCTGATTTTGATCAGCCAGCTGACAGCAAGCGGCGGAACGTTCCCGCTCGAGCTTATTCCGAAAGCACTGCAGCACTTGACCAGCTTTTTGCCAATGGCTTATTCGATCAATGCGTTTAGAGCCGTTATTTCAAGTGGTGATTATACATTTATGTGGCAGAATGCCGCTGTTTTAATTGGATTTACCCTGTTTAATATAACGGTAACTGCTTTGTATTTCCGCGGCCAGTACAAAAAGCAGTATGGGCGGCTTGAAGCAGCATGA
- a CDS encoding response regulator transcription factor: MTHLLVVDDEQDMVDLVTMYLENAGYTVSSALNGEEAEEKLKEFQPDLILLDIMMPGRDGFAVCEAIRSYSNIPIIFLSARGEEWDKVRAFSLGGDDYIVKPFSPGEMTARIQAVLRRFGSSTDKRETIQYQTLLIDIHSRVVKVDGTAVGLTMKEFDLLVLLAKNRGRIFSREELLETVWGTEYRGGTRTVDTHIKTLRMKLKHEGASIETVWGIGYKFVDGTI; the protein is encoded by the coding sequence ATGACGCATTTATTAGTTGTAGATGATGAGCAGGATATGGTGGATTTGGTCACGATGTATCTGGAAAATGCCGGGTACACCGTCAGCTCAGCTTTAAATGGAGAGGAAGCGGAAGAAAAATTAAAAGAGTTTCAGCCGGACCTTATACTGCTGGATATTATGATGCCCGGGCGCGATGGTTTTGCCGTGTGCGAGGCCATCCGTTCTTACAGCAATATCCCCATTATTTTTTTGAGCGCACGTGGAGAAGAGTGGGACAAGGTGCGCGCCTTTTCGCTTGGAGGAGATGACTATATTGTGAAGCCCTTTTCTCCTGGAGAAATGACTGCCCGTATTCAAGCAGTGCTTCGGCGATTCGGCTCTTCGACGGATAAACGGGAAACGATCCAGTATCAAACTCTTTTGATCGATATTCATTCCCGGGTGGTAAAGGTAGACGGTACAGCCGTCGGGCTGACAATGAAAGAATTTGACTTGCTCGTTCTTCTTGCAAAAAACCGGGGGCGGATTTTTTCGCGGGAAGAACTGCTTGAAACCGTCTGGGGAACAGAGTACAGGGGCGGCACCCGAACAGTAGATACACATATTAAAACATTACGGATGAAATTGAAGCACGAAGGAGCCTCCATTGAAACCGTTTGGGGAATTGGCTATAAATTTGTGGACGGCACAATATGA
- a CDS encoding antibiotic biosynthesis monooxygenase — translation MNVFITTGTYDFLKTIQKKHSKENILLMDGAQGAALVHETSGKTVFSTPRRYEVVDASGELVNRGYVVLNNIPVTDEGRPLFEHRFKNRAGAIENQPGFLSIRVLRPIKSDTYVIFTQWEDSASFENWKSSQAFNEAHKKRGTEGGLDKKPNIFSGESYVTTFTIPNE, via the coding sequence ATGAATGTGTTTATTACAACCGGAACGTATGACTTTTTAAAAACCATCCAGAAAAAGCACAGTAAAGAAAATATTTTACTGATGGACGGTGCCCAGGGTGCGGCCCTTGTTCATGAAACAAGCGGCAAAACAGTTTTTTCAACCCCGCGCCGCTATGAAGTCGTGGATGCTTCTGGAGAACTGGTAAACCGCGGTTATGTTGTTTTAAACAATATCCCTGTAACGGACGAAGGCCGCCCTTTATTTGAACACCGCTTTAAAAACCGGGCAGGTGCGATTGAGAATCAGCCAGGATTTCTCTCAATTAGAGTTCTGCGCCCAATTAAATCAGATACGTACGTTATTTTTACACAATGGGAAGATTCGGCGTCGTTTGAAAATTGGAAATCCTCCCAGGCATTTAATGAAGCACACAAAAAGCGTGGTACCGAAGGCGGGCTTGATAAAAAGCCAAATATCTTTTCCGGTGAATCTTACGTAACAACCTTTACTATTCCAAACGAATAA
- the hemH gene encoding ferrochelatase translates to MTKKQMGLLVMAYGTPYKEEDIERYYTHIRHGRKPSEEALEDLRSRYEAIGGISPLAKITEEQAQKLTDFLNNMQQEIEFKLYIGLKHIEPFIEDAVHQMKQDGIEEAVSIVLAPHFSTFSVKSYNERAAEESANINGPSITSIESWYQEPKFIQYWADQIEATLQTMSEEERKNFVLIVSAHSLPEKIIAAGDPYPQQLKETADLIAGAAGVEQYAVGWQSAGNTPEPWIGPDVQDLTRDLYEQNDYKAFMYVPAGFVADHLEVLYDNDYECRVVTDEIGAGYYRPAMPNARPEFIEALGAVVMKHLKEEGKL, encoded by the coding sequence ATGACTAAAAAACAGATGGGCCTTCTTGTTATGGCGTACGGAACGCCTTACAAGGAAGAAGATATTGAACGATACTATACGCATATCCGGCACGGCCGCAAGCCGTCAGAGGAAGCGCTGGAAGATTTGCGAAGCCGCTATGAAGCCATTGGCGGTATTTCGCCGCTTGCTAAAATCACCGAAGAGCAGGCGCAGAAGCTTACAGATTTCTTAAACAATATGCAGCAGGAAATCGAATTTAAGCTGTATATTGGCTTAAAGCACATCGAGCCTTTTATTGAAGATGCTGTACATCAAATGAAGCAGGACGGCATTGAGGAAGCTGTTTCAATCGTATTGGCGCCGCACTTTTCTACGTTTAGTGTGAAGTCATATAATGAGCGGGCGGCTGAAGAGTCAGCGAATATTAACGGACCTTCCATTACGTCAATTGAAAGCTGGTATCAGGAGCCTAAATTTATTCAATACTGGGCAGATCAAATTGAAGCGACCCTCCAAACGATGAGTGAGGAAGAAAGAAAGAACTTTGTACTGATTGTGTCCGCACACAGCCTGCCGGAAAAAATCATTGCAGCGGGTGATCCATATCCACAGCAGCTGAAAGAAACAGCCGACTTAATTGCCGGCGCAGCGGGCGTTGAGCAGTATGCTGTTGGCTGGCAAAGTGCCGGCAATACGCCGGAGCCATGGATTGGGCCGGATGTTCAGGATTTAACGCGTGATTTATATGAGCAAAACGACTATAAAGCGTTTATGTATGTGCCGGCCGGATTTGTGGCGGATCATCTTGAAGTGCTGTACGATAATGATTATGAATGCCGGGTTGTTACAGATGAAATCGGTGCTGGATACTACCGTCCAGCCATGCCAAACGCCCGTCCGGAATTTATTGAGGCACTTGGTGCTGTAGTCATGAAGCACTTAAAGGAAGAAGGAAAACTATAA
- a CDS encoding ABC transporter ATP-binding protein gives MSLLSVENITGGYTRKPVLHDVSFQVGKGELVGLIGLNGAGKSTAIKHIIGLMEPTKGSVSINGRTLEENPSVYRRQFSFIPETPVLYDELTLEEHMRLTAAAYGLSEAEYEKRIGPLLKEFRLDAKMKWFPAHFSKGMKQKVMIMGAFLTEPALYIIDEPFVGLDPLGIRSLLDLMDNMKRSGAGILMSTHILATAEKYCDRFVILHEGHVRAKGTMEELRRNFSMPGAALDDIYVELTKEAAL, from the coding sequence ATGTCATTATTATCTGTGGAAAATATTACCGGAGGATATACCCGGAAACCAGTACTGCACGACGTTTCATTTCAAGTCGGCAAGGGCGAGCTTGTCGGGCTGATCGGATTAAACGGAGCCGGTAAAAGTACAGCTATCAAGCATATTATTGGCTTAATGGAGCCGACGAAAGGAAGCGTTTCGATCAATGGGCGCACTCTTGAAGAAAATCCATCCGTGTACCGGCGCCAGTTTTCATTTATACCGGAAACACCGGTGCTTTATGATGAGCTGACACTTGAGGAACATATGCGGTTAACAGCCGCTGCTTATGGCTTATCAGAAGCGGAGTATGAAAAACGCATCGGCCCGCTTTTAAAAGAATTTCGTCTCGATGCAAAGATGAAATGGTTTCCGGCTCACTTTTCAAAAGGAATGAAACAGAAAGTGATGATTATGGGCGCGTTTTTAACGGAACCGGCACTTTATATTATCGATGAGCCATTTGTAGGACTTGACCCGCTCGGTATCCGTTCGCTTCTCGATCTAATGGATAACATGAAAAGAAGCGGTGCGGGCATTTTAATGTCCACACACATCTTGGCGACGGCGGAAAAGTATTGTGACAGATTTGTGATTTTACATGAAGGGCACGTGCGTGCGAAAGGCACAATGGAAGAGCTGCGCCGTAATTTCAGTATGCCGGGCGCTGCACTGGATGATATTTATGTAGAATTGACGAAGGAAGCAGCACTATGA
- the hemE gene encoding uroporphyrinogen decarboxylase, with translation MRHLNDTFLKAARGEKTDYTPVWFMRQAGRSQPEYRKLKEKYSLFEITHHPEICAYVTRLPVEQYDVDAAILYKDIMSPLPSIGVDVDIKSGIGPVISNPIRSLQDVEKLGEIDPESDVPYVLETIRLLTEEQLNVPLIGFAGAPFTLASYMIEGGPSKNYNKTKAFMYAEPKAWFALMDKLADMTITYVRSQVKAGAKAIQIFDSWVGALNVSDYRTFIKPVMERIFSELRSEGVPLIMFGVGASHLAKEWHDLPLDVVGLDWRTQIAEAREMGLTKTLQGNLDPAILLAPWEFIEERTKAILDQGLASPGHIFNLGHGVFPEVNPDTLKRLTAFVHEYTAR, from the coding sequence ATGAGGCATTTGAATGATACATTTTTAAAAGCGGCACGGGGAGAAAAAACAGACTATACACCTGTCTGGTTTATGCGCCAGGCAGGACGTTCACAGCCGGAATACCGGAAGCTGAAGGAAAAATATTCGCTGTTTGAAATTACACACCATCCGGAAATTTGTGCGTATGTTACACGCCTGCCGGTTGAGCAGTACGATGTTGATGCAGCGATTCTTTATAAAGATATTATGTCCCCGCTTCCGTCTATTGGAGTGGATGTAGATATAAAATCTGGGATCGGCCCGGTGATATCAAATCCGATCCGCTCGCTGCAGGACGTAGAAAAACTTGGAGAGATCGACCCGGAAAGCGACGTGCCTTATGTGCTTGAGACCATCCGGCTGCTGACAGAAGAGCAGTTGAACGTCCCGTTAATTGGTTTTGCCGGTGCACCTTTTACGCTGGCCAGTTATATGATCGAAGGCGGACCATCCAAAAACTACAATAAAACAAAAGCATTTATGTACGCGGAGCCAAAAGCATGGTTCGCGCTTATGGATAAATTAGCGGACATGACGATTACATATGTTCGTTCCCAAGTTAAAGCAGGCGCCAAAGCCATACAGATTTTTGATTCGTGGGTAGGTGCGCTAAACGTATCTGATTACCGGACGTTTATTAAACCGGTGATGGAACGGATTTTCAGCGAGCTTCGTTCAGAAGGAGTGCCGCTGATTATGTTTGGAGTAGGCGCGAGCCATTTAGCAAAAGAGTGGCATGACCTTCCGCTTGATGTAGTCGGACTCGACTGGCGCACCCAAATCGCTGAAGCAAGGGAAATGGGCTTGACCAAAACGTTGCAGGGGAACTTGGACCCTGCCATTTTACTGGCTCCGTGGGAATTCATTGAAGAGCGCACGAAGGCGATTTTAGATCAGGGGCTGGCGTCACCGGGCCATATTTTCAATCTTGGGCACGGTGTATTCCCGGAAGTAAATCCAGATACGTTAAAGCGCCTGACTGCATTTGTTCATGAATATACAGCACGATAA